From a region of the Rathayibacter sp. VKM Ac-2804 genome:
- a CDS encoding 4-hydroxy-3-methylbut-2-enyl diphosphate reductase translates to MPRMPRATGRLRDEPVDGAKRVLLAAPRGYCAGVDRAVVAVEKAIEHYGAPVYVRKQIVHNVHVVSTLESQGAIFVEEVDEVPEGSHIVFSAHGVSPAVVQGAADRNLQAIDATCPLVTKVHREAVRFARDDFEILLIGHEGHEEVEGTAGEAPDHVTLVGSPDDVPNIVVKDPDKVVWLSQTTLSVDETMETVRRLRERFPNLQNPPSDDICYATQNRQVAIKKVAEHAELVIVVGSANSSNSVRLVEVALEYGAKAAYRIDYASEIKQEWLDGIRTVGVTSGASVPEVLVREVLDDLAAAGYGDVEEVKTAEEDLMFSLPKELRKDVAGKRDARGAGGRVSAPVRA, encoded by the coding sequence ATGCCGCGCATGCCCCGCGCTACCGGGCGCCTGCGCGACGAGCCCGTCGACGGAGCCAAGCGAGTGCTCCTTGCCGCTCCCCGCGGCTACTGCGCCGGCGTCGACCGCGCGGTCGTCGCCGTCGAGAAGGCCATCGAGCACTACGGCGCCCCCGTCTACGTCCGCAAGCAGATCGTGCACAACGTGCACGTCGTCTCGACGCTCGAGAGCCAGGGCGCGATCTTCGTCGAGGAGGTCGACGAGGTCCCCGAGGGCTCGCACATCGTCTTCAGCGCCCACGGCGTCTCGCCGGCGGTCGTGCAGGGCGCGGCGGACCGCAACCTCCAGGCGATCGACGCGACCTGCCCGCTCGTCACGAAGGTGCACCGCGAGGCCGTCCGCTTCGCGCGCGACGACTTCGAGATCCTCCTGATCGGCCACGAGGGGCACGAGGAGGTCGAGGGCACCGCGGGCGAGGCCCCCGATCACGTGACCCTGGTCGGCAGCCCCGACGACGTCCCGAACATCGTGGTGAAGGACCCGGACAAGGTCGTCTGGCTCTCGCAGACCACGCTCTCGGTCGACGAGACGATGGAGACGGTCCGCCGCCTCCGCGAGCGCTTCCCGAACCTGCAGAACCCGCCGAGCGACGACATCTGCTACGCCACCCAGAACCGCCAGGTCGCGATCAAGAAGGTCGCCGAGCACGCGGAGCTGGTCATCGTGGTCGGGTCGGCCAACTCGTCCAACTCGGTCCGCCTCGTCGAGGTCGCCCTCGAGTACGGCGCCAAGGCCGCCTACCGGATCGACTACGCCAGCGAGATCAAGCAGGAGTGGCTCGACGGCATCCGCACCGTCGGCGTCACCAGCGGCGCCTCGGTGCCCGAGGTCCTCGTGCGCGAGGTGCTCGACGACCTCGCCGCCGCCGGCTACGGCGACGTCGAGGAGGTCAAGACGGCCGAGGAGGACCTGATGTTCTCGCTGCCGAAGGAGCTGCGCAAGGACGTCGCCGGCAAGCGCGACGCCCGCGGCGCCGGCGGACGCGTGAGCGCCCCCGTCCGCGCCTGA